One region of Carya illinoinensis cultivar Pawnee chromosome 8, C.illinoinensisPawnee_v1, whole genome shotgun sequence genomic DNA includes:
- the LOC122318774 gene encoding protein PELPK2-like: protein MNFPKNLCIVVFAAMLISGNGVLALRLIIDTDTTQPKVPEFHKPEMLPLITIPNLPKPELPKVELPPLPHLPTLPKPDIPPLMKPEFPVVPHVANLELPTLPKQEISKLPKLSPLPHLPDLPKSTVPTIPSLPKDITLISFRVMLRTVIFVYSLRTLLI from the coding sequence ATGAATTTTCCCAAGAACTTGTGCATTGTGGTCTTCGCCGCGATGCTAATAAGTGGCAATGGAGTTCTCGCCTTGCGCCTTATTATAGATACCGACACAACACAGCCGAAGGTTCCTGAGTTTCACAAGCCAGAAATGCTGCCTCTTATTACTATCCCAAACTTACCTAAACCTGAACTTCCTAAGGTGGAACTACCCCCTCTTCCTCACCTCCCAACTCTACCAAAACCTGATATACCCCCTTTGATGAAACCTGAGTTTCCAGTCGTCCCTCATGTGGCTAACCTTGAACTGCCTACTTTGCCGAAGCAAGAGATTTCAAAACTGCCCAAATTGTCACCTCTGCCACATCTCCCAGATCTGCCAAAGTCTACAGTGCCTACCATCCCAAGCCTTCCCAAGGACATAACCCTAATCTCTTTCCgagtaatgttacgtacagttatttttgtgtactctttGCGCActttactgatatga
- the LOC122318775 gene encoding uncharacterized protein LOC122318775, translating to MVVDLRVISNGAQEWNISLIRDAHDWEVTGMVEFLSLLYNTVIDATSEDKIVWKPSRKGKFSVCSFYDTITMQQRHNFPWKNIWRSKAPKKDALFVWTAALGKILTMDNLRIRGIIITEWCCMCRKNGETVDHLLLHCEFARKIWNFFFSRMDIAWVMPGRMIELIASWRGIAGTPQIVAVKYLQIAKKSRTNNPYRWVRYVTQANSYVTRI from the exons ATGGTGGTTGATTTGAGGGTAATAAGCAATGGTGCACAGGAGTGGAATATAAGTCTTATCCGGgatgcacatgattgggaagttacCGGGATGGTGGAGTTTCTCAGCTTGCTGTATAACACGGTTATCGATGCTACAAGCGAGGACAAGATAGTATGGAAACCTTCGAGGAAAGGGAAGTTTTCTGTGTGCTCCTTTTATGATACAATTACTATGCAGCAAAGACAcaattttccttggaagaacatttggaggagCAAAGCACCTAAAAAAGATGCATTATTTGTATGGACAGCAGCATTAGGGAAGATTCTTACTATGGACAATCTAAGAATAAGAGGCATAATCATAACTGAATGGTGCTGTATGTGCAGAAAGAATGGTGAAACAGTAGACCActtacttttacattgtgaaTTTGCTCGGAAAATCTGGAATTTTTTCTTCAGCAGAATGGATATAGCATGGGTCATGCCGGGAAGGATGATAGAATTAATTGCAAGCTGGAGAGGAATTGCGGGGACACCACAGATTGTGGCT GTGAAATACTTGCAGATAGCAAAGAAATCTAGAACTAATAATCCATATAGGTGGGTGAGATATGTTACTCAGGCCAATTCCTACGTTACTCGCATCTGA